Within the Roseicitreum antarcticum genome, the region ACAGCCTATATATGTTACGTTACAACATAACAATACCTTCGGAGTCCCGAATGCCGAACACCCCCGTTCATCCCGCACGCGCTTTTGAGACGCATGACCACGACGCCTGCGCCGGGGACACATTGGCGCGGGCGGAACAAGCCGTGCGCGATCAGGGCGGGCGGATGACCCCGGTCAGGCGGCGCACGCTGGAGATCTTGCTGGAAGAACACCGCGCCATGGGGGCCTATGACGTGTTGCAGCGGCTGGCGACGGACGGGTTCGGGCATCAGCCTCCGGTCGCCTACCGGGCGCTGGAGTTCCTGGTGGAACACGGGCTGGCGCACCGCATCCGGCGGCTGAACGCCTTTACCGCCTGCATGCACCCGGGGGACGCGCATCAGGCGGTGTTCCTCATTTGCCGTCAGTGCGATTCGGTGGCTGAAGCACGCGAAGACGCCGTGCGCACCGCCCTGAATGCCGCCAGCGCGGCGTTGGGGTTCGAGGTGGAGCGCGCGAGTATCGAAGCCTCGGGCCTGTGTCCCAAGTGCCGGGACGCGGGCGCATGAGCCTGTTGAGTGCAGAGGGGCTGAGCGTGACCTATGGCGGCGTCACCGCGATCCGGGATGTGGACTTCACGATCGGGCGGGGCGAGATCGTCACTGTGGTTGGCCCCAATGGATCAGGGAAATCGACATTTCTGCGCGCGCTCCTCGGGATGATCCCGGCAATGGCCGGTAGCGTCACCCGCGCGCCGGGCTTGCGCATCGGCTATGTGCCGCAGCGACTGCATATCGACGCCGCCCTGCCGCTGCCGGTGCGCCGATTCCTGTCGCTGCCGGTGCGAAACAGCGCAGCGGACATGGCGCGCGTGCTCAAACAGGTCGGTGTGCCCGATGTCGCCGATCAGGACATGGCGGGCCTGTCGGGCGGGCAGTTTCAGCGCGTGCTGCTGGCGCGCGCCCTGCTCACGAAACCCGATATCCTGGTGCTGGATGAGCCAACGCAAGGGCTGGACCAGCCCGGGGTGGCGGCATTCTACCGGCTGATCGAAGAGATGCGGGCGACGCTGGGCTGCGCGGTGCTGTCGGTCAGCCACGACCTGCATGTGGTGATGAGCGCGTCGGACCGGGTGATCTGCCTCAACGGCCATATTTGTTGCGAGGGGGCACCGCGCGTCGTCTCGAACGCGCCGGAATACCGCGCGCTGTTCGGGCTGGGCACCGGCGGCGCGCTGGCACTGTACCAACACGACCATGACCACGATCACGACGGGGGGGCGCATGGACATGCACACGCGCATGACCCAGACACGCGGGACGATGCGCCACAACAGAATGCGCGCGCATGACCGAGGGCAAGCGCACAGGCGCGCACCCATGCCTGCCGCCCCGCATCCCGCAGAGCCGTGCGGCAACCGGTCGCGCGCAACCGCAGATCAAGCAGAGCGAGACACATCATGCTGGATGATTTCTTGGTGCGCGCGCTGATCGCCGGGCTGGCGGTCGCGCTGGCCACCGGGCCTTTGGGCTGTTTCGTGGTCTGGCGCCGCATGGCGTATTTCGGCGATGCCACGTCGCACGCCGCAATCCTTGGCGTGGCGCTGGCGCTGGGGTTTGCAGTCTCGGTCTTTGCGGGCACGCTATTCGTGGCCCTTTTGATGGCGATGATCGTCAGCACGCTGGCCGGGCGCGGCTGGGCGATGGATACCACGCTGGGCGTGCTGGCGCATTCGTCGCTGGCGCTGGGATTGGTGGCGGTCTCATTCCTGCCGGGCGTCCGGGTGGATCTGAGCGCCTATCTGTTCGGCGACATCCTCGCCGTGTCGCGCGCCGATCTGGCGGTGATCGTGCCGGGCGCGCTGGCCGTCGCGGCGCTAGTGATCTGGCGCTGGCGCGCGCTGCTGACCGCGACCCTGTCCGAAGATCTGGCCCATGCCGCAGGCCTGCACCCCGCGCGCGAGCGCTTGGTGCTAACCGTCGCACTGGCTGTGGTGGTCGCGGTATCAATCAAGGTCGTGGGCGCGCTTCTGATCGCGGCCATGCTGATCATCCCCGCCGCCACGGCGCGCAATTTCGCCCGCACCCCCGAGGGGATGGCCGCCATGGCGGTAGGCATCGGCGCATTGTCGGCTCTTGGCGGGTTGCGCCTTTCGCTGAGCTATGACACCCCCGCAGGCCCCAGCATCGTCGCCATCGCCGCAGGCCTCTTCGCCGGATCGGTCGTGGCGCGCACGCTGTGGCAACAGGTAAGGGCGGCGCGCGGCTGAGG harbors:
- a CDS encoding Fur family transcriptional regulator: MPNTPVHPARAFETHDHDACAGDTLARAEQAVRDQGGRMTPVRRRTLEILLEEHRAMGAYDVLQRLATDGFGHQPPVAYRALEFLVEHGLAHRIRRLNAFTACMHPGDAHQAVFLICRQCDSVAEAREDAVRTALNAASAALGFEVERASIEASGLCPKCRDAGA
- a CDS encoding metal ABC transporter ATP-binding protein; the encoded protein is MSLLSAEGLSVTYGGVTAIRDVDFTIGRGEIVTVVGPNGSGKSTFLRALLGMIPAMAGSVTRAPGLRIGYVPQRLHIDAALPLPVRRFLSLPVRNSAADMARVLKQVGVPDVADQDMAGLSGGQFQRVLLARALLTKPDILVLDEPTQGLDQPGVAAFYRLIEEMRATLGCAVLSVSHDLHVVMSASDRVICLNGHICCEGAPRVVSNAPEYRALFGLGTGGALALYQHDHDHDHDGGAHGHAHAHDPDTRDDAPQQNARA
- a CDS encoding metal ABC transporter permease produces the protein MLDDFLVRALIAGLAVALATGPLGCFVVWRRMAYFGDATSHAAILGVALALGFAVSVFAGTLFVALLMAMIVSTLAGRGWAMDTTLGVLAHSSLALGLVAVSFLPGVRVDLSAYLFGDILAVSRADLAVIVPGALAVAALVIWRWRALLTATLSEDLAHAAGLHPARERLVLTVALAVVVAVSIKVVGALLIAAMLIIPAATARNFARTPEGMAAMAVGIGALSALGGLRLSLSYDTPAGPSIVAIAAGLFAGSVVARTLWQQVRAARG